DNA sequence from the Novosphingobium sp. KACC 22771 genome:
TTCGGAGTTTGGTTAGTATTGGTAGATCTCGCGACCCCCGCAACCATCCAGTGCTCTACCCCCAACGGCATACAATCGACGCTCTACCTCAATAGATTTCGCGGAGAACCAGCTATTTCCCGGTTTGATTGGCCTTTCACCCCTAAACACAACTCATCCGACAATTTTTCAACATTGAACGGTTCGGTCCTCCAGTGCGTGTTACCGCACCTTCAACCTGGTCATGCCTAGATCACCGGGTTTCGGGTCTAATGCATCATACTCATCTCGCCCTATTCAGACTCGCTTTCGCTGCGCCTACACCTATCGGCTTAAGCTCGCATGATACACTAAGTCACTGACCCATTATGCAAGAGGTACGCAGTCACTCCTCTAGGAAGCTCCTACTGCTTGTAAGCATTCGGTTTCAGGTACTGTTTCACTCCCCTCATCGGGGTGCTTTTCACCTTTCCCTCACGGTACTGTGTTCGCTATCGGTCATGTACGAGTATTTAGGCTTGGAGGGTGGTCCCCCCATGTTCAGACAGGATTTCACGTGTCCCGCCCTACTCGAGTCTTCTTCCATCACTTTCGCATACGGGGCTGTCACCCGCTATGGCCACTCTTTCCAAAGTGTTCTGCTAGTTGAAGAAGAAGCACTGGCCTGGTCCGCGTTCGCTCGCCACTACTAACGGAATCTCGGTTGATGTCTTTTCCTCCAGGTACTGAGATGTTTCAGTTCCCCGGGTTCGCTTCACCAAGCCTATGTATTCAGCTCGGTGATACCTATCCACCTCTCTCAAAACATGATCTCTCATGCCTCGAAAGAAATGGTGAAGGTGGGTTTCCCCATTCGGAAATCGCCGGATCAAAGTTTGCTCACAACTCCCCGACGCTTATCGCAGCGTGCCACGTCCTTCATCGCCTGTACATGCCAAGGCATCCACCAAATGCTCTTACCTCACGCTTGAGAACCCACACCATCAATATCAGGCCTGCATAAAACCTGTATCGTGCCCTCATCAGGCTAGGTGCGGGCGATAATCTCAGCCAGATATACATCTGTTGTAACGCATGATCGGCCACCCAACGTCTGGATGACCCATGCGCCACGGCATCGATCAAAAAACCCATTCACAATGTCAAAGAACCGCTCGCAGGTATAAAACCCGCACCCGCCTTACAGCAGGAACCTTTTTCTCCATCTTCTGCAAACGCATAAGGTCTGGTGGAGCCTATCGGGATCGAACCGATGACCCCCTGCTTGCAAAGCAGGTGCTCTCCCAGCTGAGCTAAGGCCCCACACCATCAAACCATCACCCCTCAAGGCGGGCATAAATGGTGGGCCGAGCAAGAGTTGAACTTGCGACCTCACGCTTATCAGGCGTGCGCTCTAACCACCTGAGCTACCGGCCCATCCATGCCTGCCTGAACTGCCCTAAGGACCGCAGGCGGCTGAGTGCCAGCTCAGGCTGCAGCAATCCCGAACCTAACCCCATGCCTAAACACAAGGAACGCTCAAAAGCTTGCCGCTTTTACAGAAGATGAAGGGACATGAGGACGACGGCTATGTTCTGAGAATGCAGCGAAGCTCTTCTGCTCATCAAGGTCTCCCCGCAAGCAGCGCTTTCGATACAATCCTTAGAAAGGAGGTGATCCAGCCGCAGGTTCCCCTACGGCTACCTTGTTACGACTTCACCCCAGTCGCTAAACCCACTGTGGTCGCCTGCCTCCCTTGCGGGTTAGCTCAACGCCTTCGAGTGAATCCAACTCCCATGGTGTGACGGGCGGTGTGTACAAGGCCTGGGAACGTATTCACCGCGGCATGCTGATCCGCGATTACTAGCGATTCCGCCTTCATGCTCTCGAGTTGCAGAGAACAATCCGAACTGAGACGGCTTTTGGAGATTAGCTACCCCTCGCGAGGTCGCTGCCCACTGTCACCGCCATTGTAGCACGTGTGTAGCCCAGCGTGTAAGGGCCATGAGGACTTGACGTCATCCCCACCTTCCTCCGGCTTATCACCGGCGGTTTCCTTAGAGTGCCCAACTTAATGATGGCAACTAAGGACGAGGGTTGCGCTCGTTGCGGGACTTAACCCAACATCTCACGACACGAGCTGACGACAGCCATGCAGCACCTGTCACCGCGTCCCCGAAGGGAACTGACCATCTCTGGTCATAGCGCGGGATGTCAAACGCTGGTAAGGTTCTGCGCGTTGCTTCGAATTAAACCACATGCTCCACCGCTTGTGCAGGCCCCCGTCAATTCCTTTGAGTTTTAATCTTGCGACCGTACTCCCCAGGCGGATAACTTAATGCGTTAGCTGCGCCACCCAAATTCCATGAACCCGGACAGCTAGTTATCATCGTTTACGGCGTGGACTACCAGGGTATCTAATCCTGTTTGCTCCCCACGCTTTCGCACCTCAGCGTCAATACCTGTCCAGTGAGCCGCCTTCGCCACTGGTGTTCTTCCGAATATCTACGAATTTCACCTCTACACTCGGAATTCCACTCACCTCTCCAGGATTCTAGTTACCTAGTTTCAAAGGCAGTTCCGGGGTTGAGCCCCGGGCTTTCACCTCTGACTTGAGTAACCGCCTACGTGCGCTTTACGCCCAGTAATTCCGAACAACGCTAGCTCCCTCCGTATTACCGCGGCTGCTGGCACGGAGTTAGCCGGAGCTTATTCTCCAGGTACTGTCATTATCATCCCTGGTAAAAGAGCTTTACAACCCTAAGGCCTTCATCACTCACGCGGCATTGCTGGATCAGACTTGCGTCCATTGTCCAATATTCCCCACTGCTGCCTCCCGTAGGAGTCTGGGCCGTGTCTCAGTCCCAGTGTGGCTGATCATCCTCTCAGACCAGCTAAGGATCGTCGGCTTGGTAGGCCTTTACCCCACCAACTACCTAATCCTACGCGGGCTCATCCCTTGCCGATAAATCTTTGGTCCGAAGACTTCATCCGGTATTAGCAGTCATTTCTAACTGTTATTCCGAAGCAAGGGGCAGATTCCCACGCGTTACGCACCCGTGCGCCACTAAGCCCGAAGGCTTCGTTCGACTTGCATGTGTTAGGCATGCCGCCAGCGTTCGTTCTGAGCCAGGATCAAACTCTCAAGTTATGTCCATCACATCATCAGCAATCTTGCGACCACCAACAACGCAACAACTTCGGGAGCCGATACCTGCACTTGTCAAACGTATGGTTACGTTAGGACATGCAAACATCGGCTTGCTTTATACTACGCCATAGAGCCCGAAGCTCCCAAGGCGCAGGCGCCGTCGCCCACATGTCCCTTCATCATATCAACAATGTCAAAGATCTACCGACAAAAACAACGGACAGCCAGCCATCCCTGATCTCTTCAAATCAGGGCCTCAAGCGTCCGTGCCAATGTCTGTAACCTCCTGCAGTTTCAACCTCTTGGGAGGCGTTCACCGCTGCGGTGTCGGTGCCTCTAAGGCCGTATTGCGAGTCGGTCAACCCGTTTCTGCGCCCATATGACATTTTAATTTCAAACCCCTGTTTCTCAATGATTTTACTGCGAAATTTCGCCTCCATCGCCCATTTTGCCGCGACATACGCTTTCTTTACCGCCGCGCTCCTATGGTGAACGGGATTTGGAAACGTGGGCCCGCGCGCCTGACCACATGAGGAATCGCCACGGAATGAGCCTGCCCGACGCCCCCCGGATCAGCGTCGCCATGAGCATCTATAATGGCGAACGCTTTCTGGCCCCCGCCATCGAGAGCATTCTGGCCCAGACCTTCGGCGATTTCGAACTTCTCGCGCTTGATGACGGCTCGACCGACGCCACGCCGCAACTGCTGCGCGCCTATGCGGCACAGGACGCGCGCGTGCGCCCCATCATCCGCGAAAACCGCGGCCTCATCGCCAGCCTCAATCAATTGCTGGACGAAGCGCGCGCGCCCATCATTGCCCGCATGGATGCCGATGACATCTGCCTGCCCGAACGTTTCGAACGCCAATACGCGTTTCTGATGGCC
Encoded proteins:
- a CDS encoding SWIM zinc finger family protein is translated as MSNLATTNNATTSGADTCTCQTYGYVRTCKHRLALYYAIEPEAPKAQAPSPTCPFIISTMSKIYRQKQRTASHP